The segment GATATAAGTCTCACTTAAGGTGCCACTAAAAAATGTTTAGGTGATTGGAACATCAACAAGAGgtcataattaaaatacatttagTCTAAGCACCAAGTTTACTTGTTGAATTcacttaccaaaaaaaaaaaaaggtttagcAACCGATAAAGTTTGTagctaaacaataaaattcatcGTTAATCCTAGAATTAACAGCATATATTCTGTAGCCACTAGCaaattaacaatgaaatttGTAGCTAAATcggtttttttttttccataaaaaaagaatatttaaacaAGGACATGAAATGTGAGGGCTGTGGTTAATTATAGTACTATATTAGATAGAGTTTTAACAATGTAGTTGGTCATGATTTGGTTGTCATTTGTCAATGAATGCAAACGAACAACATATATAGATTTGACTCGATCGGCCAGTAACGATATTGACAGTACATGAATTAATGAAAGTACAATTTATAGATAGATAATGCAAGACAAGATTTAAACATCAAAAGTTAAGACCCAAacagtaaaaaatataaataaagggATCAGAGTCAAAACCCATCTCACCCAATCCCAATGTTGGCCCCTGAAATTAAATGTGACGTGGAGATACGGAAggatgacaaaagtcccacactGAATGTTAATGAGATGTTTGGACTCTTTATTATATTTGAGTAATAATTCTCCTTCGTTCGAGCTAGCTTTTGGAATGACCTAATTTAACTGTCTTTACAATATTTATCAGCATACAGTAGGAACAGTATAGAAATTGGgttattaacattaataaacAACACTGTTTCAACAGAATACATTCCTTAGTACAAACGTTATTAGAAACTAAGCAGCCTTAAATAGTTAGAATGTCTTCTTCAAAGACACATTAAACCCTAGAGAGTGTTCTTCAAAGACAACATACAACATgaaccctaattttttttatagataaaaCTAATTAGATCATAAAATAGATAAGCAATTGATTCGAACAGACACTCCATGACTTCCTTAATCAGTAAGGAGATACACCAATGTTTGCTGGAGCAAGAAACCCTTCCTTCATCAGAACATCCTCCCCTTCCTACACATTTACCAAAATAATCATATATGTCCGAATTCATATGacacttttctttttagtaagaaaaaaataatacatttctATATTAAGCAACAATTTAAAGTTACGATActcctattatttttaatgagaTGATTTACGAATAGGGAGGGAATGACCTATTAATCATTAGTTGACCTTCCCTTGAACCAATCACGGAGCTCTCGACTAAGTGGTTTAGAATCTGAATTCCATAGTCATACAAATATATCTATGACTTATTTACGatcataagtttcaaaagttgaACTTAGGGAATAGTATTTTATAGATATATATCGTgacaatataaattatttttgaagtgATTTGATAAAACTCTACAATAAAGAACGTACGGTTAacagtttttaaaataattttgtatgtaCGTAAATAAATGAGATGTTTgtactttaattaattaggtcATTGAAAGAAATATGTAGAGTACCTGTTGACATGCATTTGGTTTCTTCACGGGTTGATCAGGCATAAGTCCGAAATGAATGTGTGGAAAATGGGCCCACTGACAACACAACAAAACAAGACAAACACTAAATTCAAACACTGGTTTGTAAAAATCAACCAAACCCTAGTTAAAAGGAATTCATTGCAACCGCTTCTCCGTCCGTCTCAATTTGTATgacttacttatttttttactcaattttgaaaagaacgatacattttaaaataagcactttctacgtaatgaaatgatttatatcCACACAAGTATCCATCCCTTATTTTAAATCACAAGTTTTGAAAGTCttcatttctttcttaaaaTCTGTGTCAAGTCAAATTATCTCATATAAAATAGGACtgacggagggagtatttatatataatatagtgcctaaatttaaagaatttttttttgtgtgtgtgttaatattaaatttatattgaataataaataatttatttcttacatTCTTTGCAGCAGCACTGAAGGCCTCCCTGTGACTTATATCGGGATTTCCAGCTTTGATACGTTGGATCTCGTCCCtgcattgttttttttttcaatggcATTTCTTATATAAACAATAAGCTAACCTGAATATTTAAATCTTGTATTATGTATAGGACATTTTGgtttaaagataattttttctttttaaaaaaaaaagtgaatttcacgaagaaagaatatatatggtaaaacaTACTTGATGAATCGATTGTAAGCAGATGGGACTCTCTGTCGCTTCTCCGGAGCTGTAAGATAATGAGACAAAGAAAAGAGTGCGTTAAATTTAGCTTTACTCACCTCGGGACCAAATAGAATGGAGTGTACTACTTTTTGTGTCTATCACATCATTTCATGATAATTACCTAATCATACATCTATCTATCTAGATTCTTTGGCCATACCAAAATCCAAATCCATCTAACTTTACGGGGGACGAcattatatttctcttttttcacCTAAACCCTCAAAGAATgacatacaataaaaataaaaaaagtattttctacGTCTCAATTTACATGATCGAGTTTGACTGATCGACGTACGAGTTTAACATACATTTGAAACTTGGAAGGTCAAAATAATTCATACTGTATGTTTAGATATGtctatgtcattctttttaagacgaactaaaaaagaaagtatATTATAAAGATTAATACCTAACACCTAAAGCGACTTTTCAGCTACAATTTTACACAGTAATTCTGAAAGTACCAGGAGATTCAACAATAGAACCTGCAACTTATATGCACAATATAACTTTTCGATGACACGAATGACAGTTTTAACTGAACCCCTTTAAACTAACCATGTATTTTCACCATTCTTCCTAATGCAGTTGTTTGACTATCTTATTTAAAACTTAAACTGTTAAAAGTAGGGGCGGAGGgaaaattacactatttatgtatggttaaaattatttaaactgtTTATCCTACTCCGTGTGTTTACTTCTTGTTATTTAAAACTTCAACATGAAAAACTCTGACTCTATCACTGATTAAAAGAAGAACGTGTTTTAACCGAGAGAGAAGAAGTTCATATGTTAAAACTATCCCTTATGCAGTAAGGATTTTAGGGTTTTCCTGTGaagataaataagtaaatatcaaCATCATGTTAGGCACACATATAGTACATCAAAACAGAAACTGTTGATGAACAATGCAAAAACGTTTAAGTAGGAATTTctaaatttggcttttttggaAGTACtttatatttagatattttttgagaaagaaggtaggcaagaaaaaaagaaataagatgtCTCCTTccccaaaatatgaaaattcattatgtaaaaaaaattaaaaactttagaaactgTTGAGGAAATAATTCACATTCTTTCTTAATTTGCTAAGAAAACCCTATTTTCTAGAAAAGGCTAGCTAGACctgcatattattttttttactgttcaaattttttttttttttaaatcttacgTCTGTTTGCGACTGGTGGCTTTGGAATTTCATCAACTCCTCCTCGGACTGGCATGAGTGATTCATTTGGGTTAATTTGTTGATTCATCAACAAACTTGGTGGATTATTCCGAATCTCAtcctgaaaaataaaatagatttcCCAATTACATTACAGAAAAGATTAACacaaacaattgaaaaaaaaagcgACATATAAAGTAATAACATACATACCAGAAGATTGTGAGGTGAAAAGAAAGAATGTGGGAGATGAAGCTGATTAGCAGCAGTGGGAAGAATAATGTTGACAGAGAGAAGATTGGTGCAATGACCACATCTTACTGTCacatttttgaagaaacttgaGCAAGGAACACTCACCTGTTCCaaaaaatgtccatttttttcATAGAATGCAACTAGAAATTAAGTAAAAGTGATGAAAATAGGGTTTTTAAGCcctctctttattattttatatacatatatatatatatcgcgATAAGAGAGAGAAGTATGTATAAAGAGGGGAAGAAAGTgatgtgatatgatatgatacCGCGAGAACAGTGTCACAAAAGTTGCATTGGACATAACAGAGTTGTTCTCCTgaaggaggagagaggtgaTGGTGGTGGAGGTGGTGGTCCGGAGCAAAAGCAGCAGATGAAGACGACATGATAAGATTCCTTACTAATTCCTGATTTGAGACTACTTCTCTCTTTCTtgatttgattgattgattgatcaTTGACTCATCAACACTCACATTTTTATATTGGATAATCTCCGGGTCCTTCCTAataatatactttttatttttttttctttctttttttgggtgTGGGATAGACCGACCTAATGTAACAACGCTATAGGGGCATTTGATGgataaacaaattttttttctctttattcacATTATGTGTCTAATATCATGTTAAAAAGTGTGtgattatgttatttaaaagtttatgAAATGTTATTTAGTTATATTCTCAACAGAGTGGTCGAATCAAGATTGACTAATGTTATGTGGACCAAAGTGAAAATGGAAGTTGGGGATCAGATGAGGATACTAAGGTGAGTGTGTAAACATAGATTGAGAATGAATTTTATGCAAGACTAGGTACCCGAGTGGCTCTCCGTGGTCGACAAATGAGAAAACGCAAGATTGAGATGTTTTGGACATAAGAGAGAAGTGTGAGATGTAGCTTACATAGGACATGACCTTAGATATGGAGGTTCAGAGGTTGTAGATTAGGGTAGAAGCAGATGTGGAGTCAAAATTAGGAGTTTGGGGGTTCAGAAATTAAAATacgttattttttaaaattttctaatacaAATATACCTTCTACAAAAAACTAGTAGATTCATCCGAATCCTTGAACACCCACCTAGCTCCGCCTCTGTATAGAAGGTTGGAGGTGATTGAGCATTCTCTCTCTTTCCTCCGAGGTAGGTTTGGTGGTCGCACGTGTACCTAATAATATTAACACTATTCTCgtaatttcttattcttctaATTCTATCATTACCAAGTTCTTTATGTTTTGCTTATTGCATTATTTTGTAATCGCAGTACAAGGTATGTTTGGTTTTTTAATTGGTACTGTCCTAGTCGTTCTTAGATGTTATTATTTGATTGTTTACCTCCTATACATTCGTGACGTGAAGTGTTCTGTCCAATCAGATCATGTAAGAGGCTTTATAGTTAACTttataaagaaataatgaatAGTGAGCCTAACTTAGGTTTTCAAATTTAGTTTTAGAGGTTAGGTTTGTTCAAAGTTATAATTTAAGATCGACGTGGGATTCTTCACACATCTCTTTATGTTCAGACTGGACATCTAGAgtatgaataatttattatgagGCTAAACATCTGAAGTAAGAATTGTAATAAAACCTATTATAAtatcatgcaaaaaaaaataaaaaaatctaactcAACATATATTCAACTTTAAAAGCTAGACcaaaatttctcaaatcatATTAGAAAAGCTACCTCTTCCTTAAAAGGAATGAGATGAAACTCTTCGCAGACTCAAACTTGAATAACCTCTTAATAATAACATCCAACACCACAACTAGCAAAAATtccaaatcttaaaaaataagtgaTTAAAGACAttcttgattaaaaaaaaaaacgtttttccttatatgaattttatgtgaCCGTATTTAAATTAATCGGACTGGTGAATTTACAAGATAATTAAGAGTAGTTTATGTACTATACTCTAATCGTGGTCCCAAcactaaatataaatattttattttacttgcaAAAAAGTTTTATTATCTGTTTTCTCATACCATCTGTTGGAGTATTAAATAACATTGTGAAATAGTGATAgtcaaacttaaaattttataatatcatTATTAAAGTTAGTTCTCTAATATACGTTTTAAACGATGAAcacattaaaaacataaatcaagTAATATAAAACGTAttgagtaaaaaaaaagaatgtgtgGTTGGCATTCCCAATGGGAggtagggttttttttttggcaGAGGTGGGGGAAAGGAGTGAGAAAGGGACGTTTGCATGGGGTGATTAGCTTTCCCTCATTCACTTGTAGTTTTCATAGTTATGAGAGGATAGATAGTAACacccttttttcttttggttttttcTTGTTTCCCCCatatcttcatttatttttgagtCTACAAATTCttaagtataatatatatatatatattattaactaCACTTGTGTTCGATTAATAAAGCCTTAAATAACGGGTGcctatgatcattttgatttttgtgGTCTAAGATATTACACCCAATAACATTAGAAATATAGTTTTGATGAACTCAATTTTATCTCCAGGGGAAAATCTTTTAAAGTCAAAACTTcttaaatttgaagttttattcatgaataGAGGGATCAAAAGTTTaaagtcatttatttttaaaattatttttgcaatTAGATATTCCAAGTTCAATACAACTCTCGATTGATTTATCTGGTTAAGAATAGTTGAAAAGTACTAAAtgctaaaaaaagaaaaaaacacttTCAAATATTGATACCGGATTTGTAAATAATAGGATTACATGTTTTGATTGAATCTTTTGAACTGATAATAGGATTAGTATTTTCTCTCAACTAAACAATATTGTAAAcctatttacaaaaaatttgcCCGAGAGGGCATGGTTGAATGGTTGGGATGTGGGTCTCATGTGGGAGACGGTGAAATCTGATTCAATTTCCGTTTTTATTTGATCATGAGTTCGTCGCATGAGGCTTTTTTTTTGTGAGATTTACATTTTGTGTGCAATTCACGGGCTATTGCATAGAAAGTAAGTTACCACAAAATTCTCACTTGAAAGACATTGGTTGTGGCAAAAATTGTAGCTTTTACTTGGAGTTAGAAAAAgacattaaatttaaaagttcttttacattttatatattgaaattttgtagGACTCtataagatattttaattttcattagaATATCTGAAGACTACTCTATCGAAATCGTAGCTTACGAGTCACATCTATATAAAAGGTAACATATTTCATCAAATCGGCAACTCAAATATTCCATAACTCTTGGGTCTTCAAATATCCCATAGAAATCGACTTCTCAATATCCCATAAACTCCACAAATTTCATAAAGCTGTGAGGAATCAAATACTGCCTTTAATTTGTCAAAGCACAAAGCTGCCCAACATTTATAGTGATCACATTCATTACAAAGGTTAAATCATCCTATATTCGAAAAATACACAATCAACAATTCTTATATATCTtcattgaaagaaaaattaagaaacgaTTTAAATTTGTACtcaaaatatagataaattaaatataattagcGACAGAGAATAATTATGGGATCAGAAAAGATATTTaggataaaatagtaaattactcaatcaaactaaaaatacataagttgAAAACTCTTAAATTAAGGATGATTAGTTTATTACTTTTACGTGATATTGGaaaaattgtctttttcttaAAACGTCAAATATTTTGAGAgtaattcaatttttcttaaaagtaaTTCAATTTGAATAAAAGTCACTTAagaattataaaatttgtaaaCACAAATTAGGCTAGTACATAGCATGAGTTTTTCTCCCTAGTTTGTACATACGATACAAGTCAACTAAGGTAAATATTCAGGAAGAGGCATAGTAAAATATCGATGGAGGTAAATTCTGCGTGACCCCACtctgatattttatttttatttttatacattatatagaTAACAATTCGTACGGTTTACATTTAACAAAAGTCAAATATTATACTGCTAAAGTTTTAATCTTTGTTACCTAGTTAGTGTTGGACCACTTTCAAAGTCCAGTTGTGTAATATTTGGAAGTGACAAAATACCCTTTGGATCATTTGATACACTATGATTCCCTTACTTTTAGTTCATGTAATATTCTCTATATATTATCATGTTTagcataaaattttaattaatctcACTCTTTGtcaatttcaattaaatacTGATAGAgtccaataaaataaatatatgtaattagGAGTAGCACAAAACAAAGACTAGAGGTGAATAGATATAGGAATATGTTGTTAGGTCAAGAAGGTGGTTCCAGCTAGCTAGGTATAAGCACATATATAAGCCATGCAGCTAGAACATGCTATACCAAGCAGGGCCATAAATAGGCCAgcaattattaataataatccCAAACATGCCCTTACCATCATCGGAATTAAATGAAAATTGGATTCatgtatattataataaaatgtttCCAATTTCTTAATTAGTCGGGAAGTGATAAGGATATGAATAAACAATAATGAATCACCTAAGTAGCGTGAAAAACACATAAATTATCtccttttcaaaaattatatctaataGGGTGTGAGATTTATGCCtaaattattacttattaaTTTGAGAAACACAATTCAGTATGTCATGAGTATTGTGATATGTGTAATACACTCtcttttatttgtgaaaaaatcTTGTCACGTGGCAATCCACGTGATCAAAGTATTCTTCTTTGACAAAAAGTAAATAAACTATTTAGTTGAAAGCCAAAGATtaagtattaatattttttaaactatttaattgAAAGCCAAAGATtaagtatgaatattttttaaaaaaatattaaaatatttttctcattccactccatcacctcctttggttCCGTCTATGTCTCGAAAAATCCCATgaccttttattttttagaccTCCCACTCCTTCCTAAAAAAAGTcgatattattttaaaaaataaataaataattctacCCAATCAATCAAATCCtctacacataatttttttttatttttatatttacatttttctctttttgattaaGATAATACGTGAAGCggaaaaagaaaatactaactaatagaatgaaatataaataatttaaattttcaaaaacaattcaaaattttggttctgacctaagtcatttttatcccgatttctaaaatttttaaatcataagTTATGAGAATTTAACGAAACTTTTAGTTGACAATTCAAAATACGAAACTTTGGTGAGAGAATGATTTGACAGTTCAGGCTGTTTCTCGCACACTCATACACGCAGAAATACAGAGATACATAGCTGTCAGTGAAGCAGAAAGACAGAAATCTTTGATCCTTATTTATGCATGCACCTCTTTGTCCTCACCCTAATCCCTCTTTACAATTTttccaatataaaattatacagccctactttttaaatattattcttagccttaaaaaaaatattaatttcttgCATTATTATTGGAAGAAACTAACTAGGTCATGATGTTGCCAAagcacccaaaaaaaattaaaattaaaaaggataTGTTTGCTGAAAAAGATGGCTGGAGAACTATCACATCTATCCATCATATTTTCATCATGACATTGTAAACAGAAATTAAATTagtcttgtcatcccaaaaatTGCCCTTTAAGGTTAACTTGTTCAGACTCTCCGTTACAAAATATTTGTGGTCCAACcccaatttaaaattttgttgttcGAAAAATTATGTTGTAAGCTTAAATTCATGTGATTTTCGGTAGTGTTTATcgtaaaaattatgatttttcaaaGTATCAATATATCACCCAttgtatcattattttattataaattgaatGTTCCTTATCAACGTTACACTTCATGTGTTTTTTTCTCACACAGTGATAGATTCTGTGGATCACTGAACACAATAATTTGATCGGACAAGAGAATATGCTTTAATTCTATAGTCACTCCAAATTTTTGAAGTATATGTATAGAATAAGCATATACTACAAAAAGGCTACTGTAGctatatgaatttaaattatcaaaaacgAATTAAACGTTGATCTTgtaattttagatattttcaGCATTTACTTAAACATATAATAAAGTGGTATACATTACTAATCGAATAGGAAATTTACAATAGTTCAGTGACCATTTAATTAGAAATGAACACCTAGAAAAGTTGGAGATATTAGGAAGTTATAAATTCCACTATTTAAATCCTTTAGGATATTGTATGTATGATACCAATTACTAGTATATAGTTCTTATGCAATGTTGCACATTACTAAATAAGCTTCAATTTTGAAACAAGAATTGATCTTTATCTAGCAAAGTCAActaattaatgattaattaagTTGTACTAATTAGGCCATGTTATTGGAGCTGCGGATGAAGAGCAACTCTAGAAGTAGCATAGGGTTTGAGGTAAAAAGATTCTACTATTTTACAGTAATTGAAATACTAGTTAGaatggttgactttttcttaTGTTAAAGTTGAAAGTTAATCAAGTTACTATATTCTACAGTTATTTTTTAATGTCAGCCTCATGCTCCATAGAAAGTTGATTAAAGTTGCACTACTTGTGATGCTTCTGCTGCTTGTTTCGACAGAAAAGGGCTATACTTATCTTTCGTTATACTTTTTCAACCTACTTATCATTTTTAAAGTCATATATTTACCCTTATTTCGATTAAATCTCAATGTCTCACTTTACTTTTCgctttatattttgttgttaaACTTTTCTAGTTTCTCCATGGGGATAAGCACATTCTATACTTAAAACAAAACCAACGTCATAGTACATTCATAGAGCGCAGCCTACAATCTATTGGTAAAAAAAGTGtaccaatttcaaaaattttgttttgaaagtATACAATATGGTATCAGCAATTAAAGAGGCCTCCAAGTGTGTGAAAACAAACAAGGAAACCAATAAAGCTTATTTAATAACCTGCCAAAGACTGCTTAAATGTTTTGGAATCTAATAAAACACCCACCCATTCTTTtagcatcttttttttttttttttaaaaaaaaagtacgaACGTTAATAAAAATTGAGTAGGTATAAGGCTATACATATATAGATGGCACTCTCTTTAATTTGTggcagaaaaaaaaaaaaagaggaagcaTGCATGCATAGAGTAGTGTGAAGCTAGTTAGAATTAATTGGAGGCCAAGACAACATTGTATTGTTGTACTAATAAAGAAGGGGTAGGGGGCCAAGCTAAACCTTTTTATATGTTAGTGTTTTGGCAATGACTAATTGGCCatacttttatgttttgctaAAATTGTAGTAGTAAGAAAAATGTCCATGTACTTTGATGATATAAAGACTGTCCACTGTGCAGCGCTTTGGCTTTCTTTCTATGTGTTATTATTGTCTCTTTGCTATTTTCACTGCATATGACTAGGCAATCTCATCAACTACTACCCCACACCACTACTAAATCAATACTTAGGTtccaaaaaatgtttttttttttaatttcaatcgTCAAGTACTAAATTCTTCACTGAAAACTTTTCGtgtttgattattttatcatgAGGTTACATAGTTGATTTCAACTAAATACTATAGTTATTATCTcagaaaatcacaaaaaatacGATTCTCGGCCATATAGACAAGTATAATAGCAATGGTGTTAGTATAAAGtcgtaaatatttataattttaaaaagttaatcaTCCGGCAGTCCACTTGTTAACTAATTAGAGGTTTCTACACATTCGAAAAAAATCTCCATTTTAAAAGGTATTACCCGAGAACTCTAATTAAAGACGGAAAAATTCCTACCCATTCCAGTTCTTGCCTCAAGAAATTTACGTTCAATTTCAATGTTGTTGGGCATAAAAT is part of the Solanum lycopersicum chromosome 1, SLM_r2.1 genome and harbors:
- the YABBY1A gene encoding axial regulator YABBY1a; its protein translation is MINQSIKSRKREVVSNQELVRNLIMSSSSAAFAPDHHLHHHHLSPPSGEQLCYVQCNFCDTVLAVSVPCSSFFKNVTVRCGHCTNLLSVNIILPTAANQLHLPHSFFSPHNLLDEIRNNPPSLLMNQQINPNESLMPVRGGVDEIPKPPVANRPPEKRQRVPSAYNRFIKDEIQRIKAGNPDISHREAFSAAAKNWAHFPHIHFGLMPDQPVKKPNACQQEGEDVLMKEGFLAPANIGVSPY